One stretch of Anabas testudineus chromosome 24, fAnaTes1.2, whole genome shotgun sequence DNA includes these proteins:
- the susd6 gene encoding sushi domain-containing protein 6, producing MCDGMVAFHTRALSSSSSSSSISSSSLANRLAALAVLLLFALLPHGHASGCARPDGVQHGDLLNQTEANRGSFPPGTLLTYGCEPGYTADGPTTIICTSSGIWSSPPPQCVRSSVCSPPTEPENGGYRCHPSPCPHLIQKTVIEYFCDEGYALKGDYKFLTCQNGEWDGPMQISCRLSQDKEPNSPLGIPALSIVASTASSVALILLLVVLFVLVQPKLKSFHHSRREQGVSGQASSIMVEGVQVTLPSYEEAVYGSSGPCSASGRPPSPPPPPAPPESRVPIVLSEGLPQGATGGHGPSRTRHHRDLDFCLPSTSSSFSSRRHAETVLVHQAPSSSSSSSSSSWAREHPRGACAGPLPLRRDSESSDQHSLLSVTSTDEFSDDIPLLKEA from the exons ATGTGTGATGGAATGGTAGCGTTTCATACGAGAGCCctgtcctcttcttcttcttcttcctccatctcctcctcctcactagCCAACAGGCTGGCTGCCTTAGCAGTTCTCCTCCTCTTCGCCCTTCTCCCTCATGGTCATGCATCAG gTTGTGCGCGGCCAGACGGTGTGCAGCATGGAGACCTGCTGAACCAGACAGAAGCTAACCGGGGATCTTTTCCCCCAGGCACCCTGCTGACCTATGGCTGTGAGCCTGGCTACACTGCAGATGGACCCACCACCATCATTTGTACCAGTTCTGGCATCTGGTCCAGTCCGCCTCCACAATGTGTCAGAAGCAGTG tGTGTTCACCCCCTACTGAACCAGAGAATGGCGGCTACCGTTGTCACCCATCTCCTTGCCCCCACCTCATCCAGAAGACTGTCATCGAGTACTTCTGTGATGAGGGTTACGCACTGAAGGGAGACTACAAGTTTCTCACCTGCCAGAACGGCGAGTGGGATGGTCCAATGCAGATCAGCTGCCGACTCTCACAAG ACAAGGAGCCAAACTCTCCACTGGGTATACCTGCTCTGTCTATTGTGGCATCCACAGCTAGTTCTGTGGCACTTATCCTGCTTTTAGTGGTGCTCTTTGTTCTTGTACAGCCAAAACTCAAGTCCTTCCACCACAGCAG GAGGGAACAGGGAGTCTCAGGCCAGGCCAGTTCCATCATGGTGGAGGGTGTCCAGGTGACGCTTCCCTCCTATGAAGAGGCTGTTTATGGAAGCAGCGGACCCTGCAGTGCTTCTGGTCGTCCTCCATCTCCCCCAcctccaccagctcctccagaaTCTCGAGTCCCCATTGTGCTCTCTGAGGGGCTTCCTCAGGGAGCCACTGGAGGCCATGGCCCCAGCAGAACCCGACACCACAGAGACTTAGACTTCTGTCTCCCATCCACCTCATCGTCCTTCTCGTCCCGGCGTCATGCAGAGACAGTGCTTGTTCATCAggctccctcctcttcctcctcctcttcatcatcatcatgggcTAGAGAGCACCCTAGGGGTGCATGCGCAGGCCCTCTACCCCTTCGTAGAGACTCTGAGAGCAGCGACCAGCACAGTCTGCTTTCTGTTACCTCTACAGATGAGTTTTCTGATG ATATTCCCTTGTTGAAGGAAGCATGA
- the srsf5b gene encoding serine/arginine-rich splicing factor 5b: MSGCRIFIGRLSPSAREKDVERFFKGYGRIRDIDLKRGFGFVEFDDPRDAEDAVYELDGKELCNERVTIEHARVRLRGGRGRGGSSGGGRFSDRYGRGSQNSRSRNPPPMRTENRLIVENLSSRVSWQDLKDFMRQAGEVTFADAHRPKLNEGVVEFASYSDLKNALEKLSGKEINGRKIKLIEAAKKRSRSRSRSESSSRSRSRSRGRSPSRSPRRSRSPAKAHNHSRSRSVSPAGGASPTSKSKEPAKRSSKMSKSATPPSPPPAQRTSVSRSRSRSRSRSRSPSTDSQR; the protein is encoded by the exons ATGAGTGGATGTCGTATCTTCATCGGCCGGCTGAGCCCCTCGGCCAGAGAGAAGGACGTGGAGAGGTTCTTCAAAGGGTATGGTCGCATCCGAGACATCGACCTAAAGAGGGGCTTCGGATTTGTG GAGTTTGATGACCCCCGAGATGCTGAAGATGCAGTTTATGAGCTTGATGGCAAAGAGCTGTGCAATGAAAG GGTGACCATTGAGCACGCCCGCGTCCGTCTGCGAGGTGGTCGTGGTCGGGGTGGGAGCAGTGGAGGAGGGCGTTTTTCTGATCGCTATGGCCGGGGCTCCCAGAACAGTCGGAG tcGAAACCCTCCTCCAATGCGCACTGAGAATCGCCTGATTGTGGAGAACTTGTCCTCTCGTGTCAGCTGGCAG GACCTGAAAGATTTTATGAGACAAGCTGGAGAGGTGACATTCGCTGATGCACATCGCCCCAAGCTCAACGAAGG gGTTGTTGAGTTTGCCTCTTACAGTGACCTGAAAAATGCCCTTGAGAAACTGTCTGGAAAGGAAATCAATGGCAGGAAAATCAAGCTCATTGAAGCAGCAAAGAAAAG GTCAAGAAGTCGATCCCGGTCTGAGAGCTCTTCTCGCTCACGGTCTCGTTCTCGTGGCCGCTCTCCATCACGCTCCCCCAGACGCTCCCGCAGCCCTGCCAAGGCCCACAACCATTCCCGCTCCCGCAGTGTCTCTCCTGCTGGTGGTGCATCCCCAACCTCCAAATCCAAGGAGCCTGCCAAACGCTCCTCAAAGATGAGCAAATCTGCAACGCCACCCTCCCCTCCGCCTGCTCAGAGAACCTCCGTCTCCCGTTCCCGCTCTCGTTCGCGCTCCCGCTCTCGCTCTCCTTCTACTGACAGCCAACGCTAA
- the slc10a1 gene encoding sodium/bile acid cotransporter: MPKCTDSPSLRDLLQKLGVNESLTPAQGFRCRFNMDFTTDYAADLFSDSDLLQNDSFFFNMTAANTSSVYTVIMSPIMDKTINILLIIVLFITMVSLGCTMEVSKIKSHIVKPKGVVIALLAQYGIMPLTAFCLAKAFQLAEMTAVVILICGCCPGGNLSNILALALNGDMNLSILMTSCSTLLALGMMPLLLYLYCQGFTNLQNSVPYVDIITSLFMILIPCGAGILINYWRPQYAKIITKVGLTIMMISVVGLGIVSSVAIGGSILTVLSPSLMAIGALMPFIGYAFGYIISSIFRLSQAERRTVAMETGCQNIQLCSTILKIAFPPAVIGPLFLFPMVYVGFQLIEALVLIVLFRCHQRFTQKEKETYQLTTTEDKLKEHSEGTV; encoded by the exons ATGCCG AAATGCACAGATTCACCATCTTTGAGAGACTTGCTGCAGAAATTAGGTGTCAATGAATCATT GACTCCAGCTCAGGGCTTCAGGTGCCGCTTCAACATGGACTTCACCACGGACTACGCGGCGGATCTGTTTTCTGATTCAGATCTGTTGCAAAACGACAGCTTCTTCTTCAACATGACAGCTGCTAACACGAGCTCCGTTTACACAGTTATTATGTCGCCGATAATGGACAAAACCATCAACATCCTTTTGATAATTGTCTTATTCATCACCATGGTTTCACTGGGATGCACCATGGAGGTGTCCAAGATCAAG AGTCACATAGTGAAGCCCAAGGGGGTGGTGATAGCACTACTGGCCCAGTACGGCATCATGCCTCTCACAGCCTTTTGCTTGGCTAAG GCGTTCCAGCTGGCCGAAATGACGGCCGTGGTGATTTTGATCTGTGGCTGCTGTCCCGGGGGAAATCTCTCCAACATCCTGGCTCTAGCTCTGAATGGGGACATGAACCTGAG CATTTTGATGACCTCCTGCTCCACGCTGCTGGCTCTAGGTATGATGCCCCTTCTGCTCTACCTCTACTGTCAGGGCTTCACTAACCTGCAGAACTCCGTGCCCTATGTGGACATCATCACGTCGCTGTTCATGATCCTCATACCCTGTGGCGCTGGCATCCTCATCAACTACTGGAGGCCACAGTACGCCAAGATAATCACAAAG GTTGGCCTCACTATAATGATGATTTCTGTCGTGGGGCTCGGCATCGTCTCCAGCGTCGCCATCGGAGGCTCCATCCTGACCGTGCTGTCTCCTTCACTCATGGCCATCGGTGCTCTCATGCCCTTCATAGGCTACGCCTTCGGATACATCATCTCCTCCATCTTCAGACTCAGCCAAGC GGAGCGGAGGAccgttgccatggagacaggCTGTCAGAACATCCAGCTGTGCTCCACCATACTGAAGATAGCCTTCCCCCCGGCGGTGATCGGCCCGCTCTTTCTGTTCCCCATGGTCTACGTGGGCTTCCAGCTGATTGAGGCGCTGGTGCTCATCGTGCTGTTCAGATGTCACCAGAGGTTCACACAGAAGGAGAAAG AAACATACCAGCTCACAACAACTGAAGATAAGCTGAAGGAACACTCTGAGGGGACTGTGTAA